Within the Fervidobacterium gondwanense DSM 13020 genome, the region ATAAACCGATTTTGTCCAGTAGGTCTGACCTGTTCCTGATTGCGCTGTGTACCACTGCATCGGTTCTCTAACTGGCATGTCCCACGGGTCAGTTCTCCATTTCCAGCCCCTTAATCCTATTTCACAGCCATAGTAGATCGTTGGGATTCCTTTCAAAGATAGCAAAACAGCATTTGTTAGTAAATATTGCTTAGTGCCGTTAGTAACATTTCCTGAGTATTTTTGATCAATTAGAACAGATATCCACCTGTCAAGGTCGTGGTTATCTATGAACGGGAAGTGGTATGATGCTAGGTAGTACGTATTTGAATTAACCCAGCTTATTGCGTTTTGGAGTAGGTTGTCTTGTCCTTCGTAGTTTGACCTTATGTTGTACATAAATGTGAAGTTGAACACTGGCAGTGGTGCGAACTGTGACAAAACAGATGGATTGCCATCGAAGACTTCACCCACAAGTATTACGTCGTTTCCATACTTGGTTCTGATATAACTTTCTATCTGCCTCGCTACTTGAGCGGATTGGGTAATTCCATCATCCCAGTCCCACCCCATGTAGTGCTTTGGAGCGTCGAGCCTGAATCCATCAACACCTACAAGATACCAGAAATCGATTATCTTTTTAACTTCTTCCATAACTGCCAGGTTGCTGAAATTCAAATCTGGCATTGACAGGTCGAACAAGCCAAAGTACCAGACCTTCTGTCCTTTTGAGTTCATCTTCCAATGCCAGTGGGCATGCCCGCTTTTGTCCTCAAGTGTCATTATATAGTAGTTCCAGTATGGTGAGCTTGTTGTGTTCTCAACAGCATCTTTGAACCACGGATGCGTGTTTGCTGTGTGATTGACAACAAGGTCCATTACAACCCTTATTCCATTCTCATTCAATATCTTCAACATTTCTTTGAACTCTTCGAAAGTTCCATAGTCCGGCTCAACATCATAGTAATCTTCTACGTCGTATCCGTGATAAGACTTTGCCTTGTTAAACGGCAAAAACCAGATTGTATCGATACCCAATTCTTTGAAATATTCAACTTTCTGAGCTACCCCGCGAAAGTCCCCTATTCCATCTCCGTCTGAATCGTAGAAGGAACGTATGAGGAGCGAATACATCGTGTTCGAAGACGGTTCTGGAATTTCTGTCTTTTTCTTAAGCTGTAGTAACGCACATGAATGCGTCAATATTAAAATGATGGAAAGTGTTACAATAAGATACAAGAACTTTTTATTCACTCGCACTGTCACTCCTTTTTTCATCTCGTTACTATTATAAGACTTTCGAAAGCCGCTTAACTATAACAATTTTGTTTCCAAACAAAAAATAGAAATCCCCCGGTTTTCTTCTCCGGTGGATTCTTCATTTTACTTGTTATTATTTCAATTTCCCTTCCTGCACTGGATAACAAGCCACATAGTGTCCGGGAGAAACTTCTTTGAGTTCAGGATGCGGGTCTGTTTTGCACCTCTCTTCTTTGAATGGGCATCTGTCGTAGAATCTGCATATTGGGGGTGGGTCAATTGGTGCGCTGATGTTGCCTATGATGTTCGGTTCGTTCCTCTTGTACTCTGGATCAGGTACTGGAACTGCATCCATAAGCGCTCTTGTGTATGGGTGCATCGGGTTGTGGAGTAGTTCTTCTGTTTCTGCAAGTTCGACAATTTTTCCAAGGTACATAACTGCTATTCTGTTAACCATGTACCTTGCAACCGCCAAATCATGCGTAATGTACAAATAGCTCATTTTGTGCGTCTGTTGGAGTTCCATCATCAAGTCCATAACAGCAGTCCTGACTGAGACGTCCAACATCGATGTCGGTTCGTCTGCGACTATTAGTTTCGGGTTCAGAACGAGTGCCCTTGCGATAGCAACCCTCTGCCTCTGTCCACCTGATAATTCGTGCGGATATCTCCACAGGAAACTGTCAGGTGGGGTGAGTCCTACTTCCTGAAGCAAACTCGCTACTTTGTCTTCCCTTTCTTCGAGCGTACCAACGTTGTGTATGTTTAAAGGTTCTGCGATTATGTCAAATATCGTCATCCTCGGGTTTAGTGATTCGTACGGGTCTTGGAATATCATCTGTACCATGCCGTGGTATTCCATTCTTTCGTACTCTTCTATTGGTTTTCCAAGCACTTTGATGCTCCCGGCTGTCGGATTTTCAAGTCTGACAACCATTCTTCCAGTCGTAGTTTTTCCACAACCAGACTCCCCAACAAGACCTATAGACTCTCCTTCGAGTATTTCAAATGATACATCATCAACAGCATGTACAAAATGTTTTGCCCTCGAGAATAATGCTCTCTCTGCCGGGAAGTATTTTTTCAGATTCTTTATCTCAAGAAGTACATTTTTATTTTCTGAACGCATCTTTTCTCACCTCTTCTGTAAGCGGATGCCAGCATGATATGTAGTGTCCTTTTTCGACCTCTTGGTATGGTGGCTCCTCGTTTCTACATTTGTCTGTTGCCCATGGACATCTTGGCGCAAATCGGCACCCGGTAGGTGGATTCAATAAGTTAGGTGGCTCACCTGGAATCGTGAACAGTTTTTTCTTTTCTCCAACGTGGCTTGGGAATGCGTTCATGAGCAAGAATGTGTATGGGTGCATCGGACGTTTGAAAACGGTTGTCGAGTCAGCTTGTTCTACGAATTTTCCAGCGTACATGACAGCAATTTTGTCGCTGACTTCAGCGATAACGGCGATATCGTGCGAAATATAAATCATCGCCATGTTGAGCTCTTTTTGTATCTTTTTCATTTCTCTGAGTATTTTATCTTGCACTATAACGTCCAAAGCAGTTGTCGGCTCATCCGCTATTATGACCTTCGGGTCACATGAGAGAGATAGAGCGATGACTGCTCTCTGCTTCATACCGCCGCTGTACTGGTGAGGATACTGGTCCATCCTCTTTGGATCGAGTGTCACGAGTTCAAAGAGTTTAGCAACTTTTGAACGTGCTTCATCAATAGGAGTTTCTGGATAGTGGTTCAGTATCGCTTCAACAATTTGGTCGCTGATTCTGTAAACAGGGTTCAGCGAGTTCATAGCCGCTTGGAAGACCATCGAGATGCCTTTCCATCTGTAATGTCTCATCTGCTCTTCTTCTAGGCTAACAAGGTCAACCATCTTGCCATTATCGTTAAACCACACATGTCCACCCATGAATTTTGCATTCTCTGGAAGTATTCTCAGAAGAGTCATTGAAACCGATGTCTTACCGCAACCAGACTCTCCAACAATTCCGAGGCTCTCTCCGGCTTCCAGTTCAAAAGATATACCATCAACGGCTTTGACATAGCCCATTTTCGTTTTGTAATGCATCTTCAAATCTTCAACTTTTAGCACTGCCATGGTTATCACCTCTTCCTAAGTCTTGGGTTTACGATTTCTTCAAGTCCTCTTCCGAGGAAATAGAAAGCTGAACACAAGAGAGTAATTGCACCGCCAGCTGGTACCCACATCCACCAGTAAGCTCCTATGTTGCCTGACCCCAGGTATCCAGAACTCCAAACGGTGTTAATCATCAATCCCCAAGACATTCTGACTTTCATCAATCCGAAGAAGCTCAACACAGCTTCTGAAAAGACTGCGCCTGTGACGTTGAACATCATGTAGAGGAACGAAAGTGGCATTACGTTCGGGATTATGTGGTTGAATATTATGTATCCATGGCTACCACCAGAAACTCTTGCAGCATCTATGTATGGTTTTACCTTAATTGTTAATGCTTGTGCTTTCAAAACGAGTGTAATTCCACCAAAGCCACCAAGTAATCCAAGTATGAGAGCAAGTTTGAATAGATTCATTGTCATGAAACCAGAGAGAACTATCAAGAATGCGGTGGACGGGAAGAGCATCATTATATCGGCAATTCTCATGAATATTACATCAACAACCCCACCGTAGTATGCCGCAGCTGTTCCGATGATTGTACCGATGACAACTGTTATGAGTGCTGCAAGAACACCAAGAACAAATTCACTTGGTGTACTGACCATCAGTTGAACAAATATGTCCCTTCCAACTGGATCCGTACCGAGCCAGTGCCATCTGCTTGGTGGTAGCGGATGTCCAACTCCTATCTTGTTGGTAAGAGACAATGTGTTGAAGAGTTCCACGAGCTTTTTCTCAGCAAATTCCTTGCTCCAAGATGTCTTCTTACCACTAAGTTCTGATATCGTTTTGGTTGCAATTTCATCCCATTTGGAAGCATCGTTCAGGCTCATTTTGTGTTCGTCTACCATTCTTTGATATATATATTCATTTATGTCACCTTCGCCTATCAAGAAGCTTGCTGCTTCGATAGGTTCTTTGTTTTCGTATTTCTTGAGTTTATCCACGATGTCAATTCTTTTAAAATCATCAAGTTGGGAATTTTCGATATTTGCTGTAACTTTTGAAAGTTTGTTTGTGCCGCCAAAAGCATACGCCATCAAAGATGTAACAGGATCAGATAAAACCTTTATAACCTTACTTCCGAGCATTTCATACGCGTCAGGCACGTTCTCATCATTCAAGAGTTTAGACATCATAGTCCTTGCAATCGCTATCTTTTTGAAAATGTCGTTGAGTTCGTACACAAAACCCACGTGAACGGTATCTGAGTATTCTGCAATTTGGTTTTCAAGTTTTGCTCTCGTATTAACACCTATATCAACTGACACTTTCGCAAGTTGCATACCTGCGTATAGTTCAAGGAATTTCTCTACTTCTTCATATGATTGGTCTATTCCTATCGATTTCATTTCGTTCGTTATGTTCTCAATCTCTGTTTTTGCCTTTTTATAGGCTTGCTCGAATATATTCTTATCGTTTAAATTCGATAATTTTTTCTCAGCCATCTCTATAAGGTTTACAAACTTAGAATTCTTGAGCTGCTCCAAAATTTTTTCATCTTCTCTTGCTAAGACCAATAACTCTGGAATTAACCTCATCACAGCGCTGTTAACAAGGTCAGAAACGTCTACAATTTCGTTTTCAATGACTTCAGCAAGTTGCTGGTCTGATTGTACGTAAAGCTGTGCAGCCGTGTCCCCTCCAGCAATGCTCTTTGCTATTTCAATCACCTTTTGTTGAGCTTGTTTCAACTCATCTTCACTATATTGTCCAAAGAGAGCAGAATTAAATTCTTCTACAGCCTGATCATTGTCCCTATTGAGACTTCTGTACCACAGTTGTACTCTTGAAACTTCATCGCTATCTGCATAAGGAGATAGCGCTATCGCAAGTGTTTTGTGATCTATCTTTTGCAGGAGCTCCGAGAAATTTTGGAACGAGAATTTGTCTCTGTTACCAACATCTTTTGGTGAAGTAATGGAAGAGAATTTTATAAGTCCAGCGTTTATGAGTTCAGATAAACCATTTTGGAAGTAAAGTCTTTCCTTTGCGGGTATATAGCTGTCGGCAATAGTATCAAGAAAATGCCTCATACTGTCAGGTGCGTACGTTGTCATTATATCGTACTGCGCGTTTCTTGCTACATTTTCCATTGAAGTTTTAAATGCCTCACCTTTATCCATGAATGAATAGACCCATATCTGCGCTGTTGGTATTTCTATACCTTTTACGATGTTTTGAGTTGAAAGGT harbors:
- a CDS encoding alpha-amylase family glycosyl hydrolase, translated to MKKGVTVRVNKKFLYLIVTLSIILILTHSCALLQLKKKTEIPEPSSNTMYSLLIRSFYDSDGDGIGDFRGVAQKVEYFKELGIDTIWFLPFNKAKSYHGYDVEDYYDVEPDYGTFEEFKEMLKILNENGIRVVMDLVVNHTANTHPWFKDAVENTTSSPYWNYYIMTLEDKSGHAHWHWKMNSKGQKVWYFGLFDLSMPDLNFSNLAVMEEVKKIIDFWYLVGVDGFRLDAPKHYMGWDWDDGITQSAQVARQIESYIRTKYGNDVILVGEVFDGNPSVLSQFAPLPVFNFTFMYNIRSNYEGQDNLLQNAISWVNSNTYYLASYHFPFIDNHDLDRWISVLIDQKYSGNVTNGTKQYLLTNAVLLSLKGIPTIYYGCEIGLRGWKWRTDPWDMPVREPMQWYTAQSGTGQTYWTKSVYQAKNITFGNANVDGAMYDEPNDGVSVQEQENGYTILNFFREFINLRKTYPALSKGTITVERDWKNLIAIKRTYGSQEILVLINLDPQWSNTFTVPAGYKWVWYAFFNDTNFEFGPKNEAPLGQNTNWTVNPRQIYVFVKN
- a CDS encoding ABC transporter ATP-binding protein encodes the protein MRSENKNVLLEIKNLKKYFPAERALFSRAKHFVHAVDDVSFEILEGESIGLVGESGCGKTTTGRMVVRLENPTAGSIKVLGKPIEEYERMEYHGMVQMIFQDPYESLNPRMTIFDIIAEPLNIHNVGTLEEREDKVASLLQEVGLTPPDSFLWRYPHELSGGQRQRVAIARALVLNPKLIVADEPTSMLDVSVRTAVMDLMMELQQTHKMSYLYITHDLAVARYMVNRIAVMYLGKIVELAETEELLHNPMHPYTRALMDAVPVPDPEYKRNEPNIIGNISAPIDPPPICRFYDRCPFKEERCKTDPHPELKEVSPGHYVACYPVQEGKLK
- a CDS encoding ABC transporter ATP-binding protein produces the protein MAVLKVEDLKMHYKTKMGYVKAVDGISFELEAGESLGIVGESGCGKTSVSMTLLRILPENAKFMGGHVWFNDNGKMVDLVSLEEEQMRHYRWKGISMVFQAAMNSLNPVYRISDQIVEAILNHYPETPIDEARSKVAKLFELVTLDPKRMDQYPHQYSGGMKQRAVIALSLSCDPKVIIADEPTTALDVIVQDKILREMKKIQKELNMAMIYISHDIAVIAEVSDKIAVMYAGKFVEQADSTTVFKRPMHPYTFLLMNAFPSHVGEKKKLFTIPGEPPNLLNPPTGCRFAPRCPWATDKCRNEEPPYQEVEKGHYISCWHPLTEEVRKDAFRK
- a CDS encoding ABC transporter permease; translation: MAQINNNQARESIAKIKFKLFIKNFKKNWALFRESKMGMFGLWAIIAFGIFGALSPIVLNILDPNIYDPVTGLDSRILSSKYITDYLSTQNIVKGIEIPTAQIWVYSFMDKGEAFKTSMENVARNAQYDIMTTYAPDSMRHFLDTIADSYIPAKERLYFQNGLSELINAGLIKFSSITSPKDVGNRDKFSFQNFSELLQKIDHKTLAIALSPYADSDEVSRVQLWYRSLNRDNDQAVEEFNSALFGQYSEDELKQAQQKVIEIAKSIAGGDTAAQLYVQSDQQLAEVIENEIVDVSDLVNSAVMRLIPELLVLAREDEKILEQLKNSKFVNLIEMAEKKLSNLNDKNIFEQAYKKAKTEIENITNEMKSIGIDQSYEEVEKFLELYAGMQLAKVSVDIGVNTRAKLENQIAEYSDTVHVGFVYELNDIFKKIAIARTMMSKLLNDENVPDAYEMLGSKVIKVLSDPVTSLMAYAFGGTNKLSKVTANIENSQLDDFKRIDIVDKLKKYENKEPIEAASFLIGEGDINEYIYQRMVDEHKMSLNDASKWDEIATKTISELSGKKTSWSKEFAEKKLVELFNTLSLTNKIGVGHPLPPSRWHWLGTDPVGRDIFVQLMVSTPSEFVLGVLAALITVVIGTIIGTAAAYYGGVVDVIFMRIADIMMLFPSTAFLIVLSGFMTMNLFKLALILGLLGGFGGITLVLKAQALTIKVKPYIDAARVSGGSHGYIIFNHIIPNVMPLSFLYMMFNVTGAVFSEAVLSFFGLMKVRMSWGLMINTVWSSGYLGSGNIGAYWWMWVPAGGAITLLCSAFYFLGRGLEEIVNPRLRKR